The following are from one region of the Ananas comosus cultivar F153 linkage group 20, ASM154086v1, whole genome shotgun sequence genome:
- the LOC109725318 gene encoding uncharacterized protein LOC109725318, translating to MFSSKCHSIIVSCNYPSLPPLPKTLTLISRSQLPLNPKTLIPASFLLPRARALSSRVADSPQISRGSVPRSDVASPIEEKENSPHISRGSVPRSDVESPIVEKERGGGAGRNGDGGGGGGGSGNGSDWTTSLLLFGLWAGLMYYVFRMAPDQTPYRDMYFLQKLLNLKGDDGFRMNEVLVALWYIMGLWPLVYSMLLIPTGRSSKTKIPVWPFLVLSCVGGAYALIPYFVLWKPPPPPVNEDGVNRWPLNFLESRITAGVTLAAGLGLIAYAGFAGEDNWREFYQYLRESKFIHVTCIDFSLLYAFSPFWVYNDMTARRW from the exons ATGTTCTCATCCAAATGCCACTCCATCATCGTCTCCTGCAACTACCCAtctctcccccctctccccaaaaccctaaccctaatctccCGGTCCCAGCTCCCACTtaaccccaaaaccctaatccccgcCTCGTTTCTCCTCCCGAGAGCTCGAGCCCTCTCTTCCAGGGTAGCGGATTCCCCCCAGATTAGTCGAGGTTCGGTCCCAAGAAGCGACGTTGCGAGCCCAATTGAGGAGAAAGAGAATTCCCCCCATATTAGTCGAGGTTCGGTCCCAAGAAGCGACGTTGAGAGCCCAATTGTGGAGAAAGAGAGGGGAGGTGGTGCGGGGAGGAATggagatggtggtggtggtggtggtgggagtGGAAATGGGAGTGATTGGACCACCTCTCTTCTGCTCTTTGGGCTGTGGGCGGGTCTCATGTACTACGTTTTCCGGATGGCGCCGGACCAGACCCCG TATAGGGATATGTATTTTCTGCAAAAGCTACTGAATCTGAAAGGAGATGACGGCTTTCGGATGAATGAGGTGCTTGTGGCTCTGTGGTACATTATGGGTTTGTGGCCATTAGTGTATAGCATGTTGTTGATTCCTACTGGTAGAAG TTCAAAAACTAAGATTCCTGTCTGGCCTTTCCTAGTTCTTTCCTGTGTTGGTGGTGCATATGCTCTTATTCCATACTTCGTTCTCTGGAAGCCACCTCCGCCACCTGTTAACGAAGATGGAGTCAATCGGTGGCCTTTGAATTTTTTGGAATCAAGGATAACTGCTGGG GTCACACTAGCTGCAGGTTTGGGTCTAATTGCATATGCTGGTTTCGCTGGTGAAGATAACTGGAGGGAGTTTTATCAATACTTACGAGAAAGCAAATTC